The Gossypium hirsutum isolate 1008001.06 chromosome D06, Gossypium_hirsutum_v2.1, whole genome shotgun sequence genome contains the following window.
CATTAACCCGAACATAAAATTAACCCAAACTTAAAATAACCGAATTTCAAAATTAATCTTAAAACCAATAATATTAGATCGATCTACTTATAAGCCATTGCAAGATGATTAACATTATTAATcccactttattttaataattgtttgACCACAGTTGACCGTTACTAAACACCGGCACTATTCCCCACGCAATTTTTTCCTTCACACATCAACAGATTCTCTCCGTTTCATTTTCCGTCACGAGATTaacctttattatttatttatttaatttgtcagtccccaaaacaaaaaaaacgacaaaaataaataaaatataaaatctgtaaatttaaaaaaaaaaaaaaaaaaagagacaccACGAAACCTCTCTGTAAACCCTAATCACAGTCTGTTTTGCTTGTCTCGCGGGAATAACCTGCGAATTCAGTTAATcgcttatttaattaattattggtTAAATTCTGATTATAGTCCCTATATTATGCTCAAATTTGAggtttatcttttatattttattttaacataattatgtCAACTATTTTTATAATGCCCGTCCAAATAAataatgcttattattattattattattaccattttGTAACATGATGTGGATTTTTTAAAAGCATtactttaaaaattcacatctATATTTTAATGATCAATACCGGTAAGCTTAAActtgattaaatatttatttttaaattcgaacTCGGCTCAAGATACAATCAAGCTATTTGAGCTTCAACTTCATTAAACttgtttatcaatttttataCTCAAGCTCAAACACGAGCTCGATTAAGCTTGTAGGTATTTAAGCTCGAGCTCGGCTTGATAATTAAGTTTAGAATTAATAATACATGTTAAGGGAAatgatataattaaataatataaaattatttagaatgtatattaaaattaaaaaaaagctcAATAAGGCTCGTGAGCCGTTCAAGTCTAATATTAAGCTCAAATCAACTCGAGCTCAAATTCGACTTGATAATTATCGAATCGAGTTTAAATTTTTTGAGTCGAGCTCGAGTAGCTTAGGAACACTAATGTCTTGTTTACATCCCAAAGACGAAGTAATGACATTACAAAAGCAAAGAATCCAATTACATCGAattaaaataaaaggactaaatattaatttatttataatggagggattaaaataagaatttaacctaattaattaattaattaatttccctATTTTAGTACATTTCCTTCTTATTAACGCcattctctcttttcctttttatatatttttttcttcttcagtaTCTTAAGCTGCTTTTGTTCTCACTTCTCACAGTGAAAGACCAttgtttgtttcttcttttttactCTTTTAAGAGCGTTTCATTTCGCGCTTTTAAGGTCTCAAAGAAGAGGGAAAGCTTAACGATAAGCTCTGTCATCTTTTTTCGGAGTTGTTTCAGTGGCGAAATCGTTAAAAATGGAGAGAAAACAGGGTTTTTTTTCAGTAGTAAGAGGGTTATCTCCGAGCCGTTCCCGGTCCAAAAGTCCGGCGAGAAGTGCTTCACCAATGTCGGGTTTACTAAGACGTCGGAGGAACAACGGTAGTCACCACGTTTCACAGCCGGACCCTTTGATTTTCAGGTCTGGGAGCTTAAGACCAGCTGAAGCTTTGTCTCCGTTGAAAGAAGGTCCCGATCCCGACGGAACTGACGCCGGAGATTCAAGGATGGAAGGAAGATGGGCTCAGTGGATGAAGGGTCAACTAGCACGCGCTCCTTCCGTTTCAACTTCGACTTGTAAACGGTCCGATCTGAGATTGTTGCTTGGTGTCTTGGGTGCGCCGTTGGCACCGGTGCACGTTAGCGCTTTAGACCCTTTTCCTCTACTCAGTATTAAAGATACCCCAATTGTTAGTCACCCCTTttcttctctctctttcttttttttgttcctTAATGCATTTCATTGATTGGTTTAAAAAAGCTTTAATTTTTAGTATCAACAAGTTCATGATTTTAGTGAAAAGTATAAGCTTTGCATGTTCATAgttaaaggttaaattttgatTGGATTTAATCTATGTTTGATgttggtttttttattattatgtttaggGATTTGTTTAGTACTTATTGTGCTTGtaacatgtttaaaaaaattgcaGGAAACTTCATCAGCTCAATACATATTACAACAATATACAGCTGCATCAGGTGGACAAAAGCTTCAAAATTCGATTCACAATGCTTATGCTATGGGAAGGGTGAGAATGATAGCTTCCGAGTTCGAGACGGCTAACAAGGTTACGAAGAATCGGAATTCTTCCAAGGCAGCCGAGTCCGGTGGGTTTGTGTTATGGCAAATGAATCCAGATATGTGGTATGTTGAGCTTGCGCTTGGCGGTAGTAAGGTTCATGCTGGTTGTAATGGGAAGCTTGTGTGGAGGCACACTCCTTGGCTCGGTGCACATGCAGCTAAAGGACCGGTTAGACCCCTTCGTCGTGCACTTCAGGTAAAGTAGTCTCGGCTCTTGCCCCATGTTGCGAAATTGTTTAGCTTGGAATCTGAAAATCTGTTATTGTTGGCTGTTGCAGGGGCTTGATCCAAGAACAACGGCGAGCATGTTTACTAATGCGAGATGCATTGGGGAAAAGAAGATAAACGGGGAGGATTGCTTTATCCTCAAGCTTTGTGCTGATCCAGCAACATTGAAGGCCAGGAGTGAAGGACCTGCCGAGATCATAAGACATGTTTTATTTGGTTACTTTAGCCAGAAGACAGGGCTTCTAGTGCACATGGAAGATTCACATTTGACTAGAATTCAGAACAATGGCGGTGATGCCGTGTACTGGGAAACAACAATCAATTCGTTCCTCGAGGATTATAGACCTGTTGAGGGAATAATGATCGCACACTCAGGTCGTTCTTTGGTGACCCTTTTTCGGTTTGGAGATACTGCAATGAGTCACACTAGAACCAGGATGGAAGAAGCATGGGCAATCGAAGAAGTGGCGTTCAACGTTCCAGGTCTGTCAATGGATTGTTTCATACCCCCGGCTGAAATCCGATTGGCTTCAATCAGTGAAGCCTGTGAATTCTCTCAAGGTCCAAGGGTGAAAACTATGTAAGCTCACGATCGAGGCAGTAATGTCTCCGGAATATAAAGTAATTACACCAACTGAACTAGatgtaatagtttttttttacttgaCTAACTAAATTAGAAGGTAAAATCAGAATTGTAGTTTGTCAGAGAATTTTGTATTTGCATCGCTGTCTCTTTGAATTTGTAAATACAGAACAATGTAGccctttttttttattgtattccAATGGCATAAAATTGTCTCTTATCTTTTGAATGTCTTGTTCTATGCCACACATAAATAGACAACAAAAAATGTTGCAAGTTGTCTTAAAAGTGAAACTTCTTATGCTTGCTTTTATTAGTTTTGAATTATCCAATTCCATCAATTTGGAATCTTTATTGCCAATAAGGTTAAATTTGAGAAAGAAGTTCAAGCATGGCTGGCCTTGGCTTGCATTTTGCTTCTAATGGTTGAGCTTTGGGCATGGTAACCCCTGTTCCAGCCCTCATATCGACCATTTTGTCCCCAATCCTCGACAATTCAAAGCATTGAATCAATGATCCTAATGTCAACCCAACTATTCTCAGTCCCAAGCCTTCTCCGGGACAGCCTCTTCTTCCGGCCCCGAACGGCAACGATTTGAACCCATCTCTTGCACCTCCTACCCCATCAAACCTCTCTGGTTCGAATCTTGTAGGGTCTTCCCAAACTTTGGGGTCATTCTGTATAGCCCATATATTGACCAATAACATCGTGCCACTTGGAATTCGGAAACCATCCACCATGCATTCCTCTGATGATTCATGAGGTACTAGCATTGGAACCGGTGGGTACATTCTCAAAGTCTCGTAGATGATGCTACAGAAGTAAGGAAGTCGAACCAGGTCAGATTCCTCGATTAACCGCTCGTCTCCCACCGTGTTCAAGATTTCGTCTCGAGCCTTTGTAAGCACTTCAGGGTGGTTAAGCAAAAGGGAAAGTCCCCATTCCATAGAACTAATTGAAGTTTCAGTCCCTGCCATCAATAGAATCTATCATAAAAAAACATTAGACCAATTTCATCAGTGTATTACCAATGAATTCAAACaagaatataacataaaaatcttACAATCATCAAGCCTTTAATGATCTCATCAGTGTAATAATCAGATTCAGATTCTTGTAATGATAACAAAATCTCAATCATGGTCTTCTTGTTCCCCTCACCATTAGGATCACTCTTCATTTTTCTCCTATATTGCTCTATGAGATCTTGCATAAACTTATCCCTCTTTGCACCACACTCCATCAACCTCTTTTCCAATTTCTTGGACTTAAGCCATGGTATAAAGTCACCGAAATTCGTTACCGAACTCAACTCGAGTGCCTCAATTTGTATCTCTCGAAACCGTTCAGCTTCCTCCATGTTTTCGACATCTTCACAACCATAGTACCTTTTCCCTGCAATCAACCCCATCATCACATTGTATGTTAACTCAAAAAACGCTCTCTTGAACTCAACCGGTTCATCTTGACGACATAACAACTTCCTCATCAACGATTTCACCTCATCCATCCGTATGCACGACAACAACTGCAGCCGGCTCGATGACAAGAGCTCGATCGAGGCAATCCGTCTAAGGTTTCGCCAAAGATCACCATAAGGTGCCCAAGAGAGTCCAGTGTAGTTGTAAGCCAAGTGTTTCGCAATGAGCAAGCGAGGACGGTTGGCGAAAATGGCATCGTTCTTAGTGAAACATTCTTCCGCAGCAGAAGGGGATGACACAACGAGGACCCTACGTGACCCGAACTCGAAAAGGGTACAGGACCATACCGGTTCGCGATGTCGAATAGAGTTCTGTGGAGAGGTTTCTTAAGGAGGTGAAGGTGTCCAATGATGGGAAGACATGGAAATGGAGTTGGAGGAAGGTTATGGATTTTGTTATGGAAATGCTTAGTGAAAACATAAAGGATTAGGAATATTGGTAGGTAAAGATACAAGGCAGCCATTGATGTTCATATCAAAGCTTCAAAAGTGTTATATGCTCTACTTTTAACGAGGCAaggttttttatatttattatctaatcttatatttagttaaaattgaataaaataaatgagcatAAACGCCATAAATAACAAATTTGGTAAAATAGCTTCTCCAGTCctttttaatatcaaaattgagtaaattagtccCTTTTAAAAAGATCagaacaatttaatccttgtcaaTTTCTAAAGTGTGCAACTAAGGAAAATTAATCAGACATTAATGGTTTCCATCAATTGTACattattttgattggtataataacaaatttagtcctcaaatATACACATTCTgccaatttggtcctaatttcaCAAATTTATCCTGCAATatttgtgtaaatgttgaggtgGAATTTGTTGGATTTCTTATAATTGAggccaaaatgacaaaatatataaacattgaaaactaaatttgttattataccaatcaaaattatgtacaattaatGGAAGACATTCACGCCATAATTAAAGCCCTTAGTTGCTCACTTCGAAATTTTGCAAGGATTAAATTGCGCCAATTTTTTTGAGAGAGATTAATTTGCTCAATTTCGAAATTGAAAGGAATTGGAGAGGTCTTTTTACCAACAAATTTAGCtatcaaaatttacacattttgtcaatttgatcttgatttaacaaatttagcaatcaatatttacacaaaatacataaacatcaagggctaaatttattgttctactaatcaaaattatgtacaattaatAGAAAACCTTAATACTATAATTAATTGTCCTTAGCTtactttcaaaattgataggtATTCAAGTGCTCTAACTTTTTAAGAAAAACTAATTTACTCAATATTGAATTTAAGAGGGACTGGTAATGTAATTTACTCAATAAATCATGgttttcaactttaaaaaaagattattaaaatattaaaaagataatGCATAGTAGCATAAATGATGTTCATGTCACATGGATAAAGGTTGGAActtgtaaaaattttaacttttacaagTTGTAGGTTTTAGCTTTTCAATTGTTTGTGGAATTCCACCATCATTACCTGAcccacaaataaaaaaaaatctaaattggGCAGGCAAGTGGCCTGTCTTAATATTATGGTGTTTATAATTATCAGATTTTTTGTCAGATACATTGTTTTGAAATGGgtatctttgatttttttaataataataatttagtttaattacatgATGCTTTTTGGATGCTGCCAAATCAATCATATGTGCCATGAAAATTAAATGTAAGCAAGTTAACAAAGGGCCTTGGCATGGCAAAGGTTGAGCCTTTGGGCATACATCACTTTATTTCATGACCCAAAAGGTATTAATTTGAACACAAACCTTCAAACCTATTGTGCTTATAATTAATGGGTTCCTCCCTATTGTTAGGATCATTAGGTTATGAATGGTCTGTGTGGTAATGTGCGAAATTAGAGATGACATTAGAGCGAGATAGGAATAAATGTTATTAATCCGTCATCATTTGATAGTTGGTATTGTTTGCCTCACTATCTGTTTCCTTTTAGCATAAATGtgcaattttgaaaaattttaaaaggtaaaATGATGTTTTTATATATCATGGCAGGACAGAATGGGACAAGCAATTATAATATcgttatttaactaaaataaaaaattcattctaCATTGTTCGCATCCGCTTTTCTAAAGaaaaatcttttttatttggAGCGGATCAGTTCAAAATCTATTAAGTGGTTTATACGAATGTAGGCTATCCAATCCTTATTGCTAGCTTTTAGAGTGTGGTTCTCCAAACTTCATATCAAGTTATCAATTTATATTAAAAAGGATCATCATGTTTGTCTTGGATTTTCTAATAGTGATTGAGTAGGGTCTTTAGATGATATTAAGAGTACCTTTGAGTATTGCTTCATTATTGGCTCAAGGATTTTCTGTTGGTGTTCCAAAAAAACAGAAGATCATGGCATAATCGAATATGGAAGCTGAATTAATAGCTGCAATAGCAGCTATTAATGCAAGCCTTGTGATTGAgaaaatatatgcttgatttgCATACAAAGCATGGTAGAAGCATTGAAGTGTTCGTGGACAATgaagcaatatatatataacataattcaGTTTTTCATGGAAAGTAACATAATTCAGTTTTTCATGGAAAGCCCAACCATTTCAACATTAAACTATTTTTCTTAAGGGAGGTGTGAAAAAGTGGTGATGTTATTATGTCAAATTGCTAACATTTTCATCAAGTCACTTCTTGTTAATAGGTTTAAGTTTTTGAAAAGGTGGTGATGCATCACtttctattttcaatttaatttaatatctttcttGCTTCTATCATATTGAACTTGTTCATAAACAACCCTATCAAACAACAACAATATGCTACTTTGGTGTTAGAATTGTGTGATCAACCCTatcaaacaataataatatgCTACTTGGTGTTAGAATTGTGTGATCTGAATTTCGATATTAAAAGTTTAAGGTGCAActcacttgttaaagaaataaaatacagaGATAAAATTGGGGATCTGTGACAGTGAAAGACTGAGGGTCGCACAAGTTGAATCCATATAGGGCTATACTTCTTTTATTAGACGTTGATTATAAAATGGTTGTTTAACCCTTAAAACATGTGTAGAAGAAAACCTTTTGTATTTGTTGTTTTTCTCCTTCTCTATCCGTGATTTTTCCCAATAAAAATTTTCCACGTAAAAcctgtgtgttcttatttttcctttttattgctTTGCGATCATTTCTACTGCTATTATCGATGTATAGTATAACACTTGGCATGCTAGTTTTTATAATGAAAGAGCTTTATTGGCTAATGGTGATGATTTTGGTGAGAAATTAATGGGTTTATAGTGAGAAAATTGCGCAGTAGAAGTTAACCACATAGTAGTACTTTTATTAAGCTTTGAGTTTAATCT
Protein-coding sequences here:
- the LOC107943028 gene encoding uncharacterized protein; this translates as MERKQGFFSVVRGLSPSRSRSKSPARSASPMSGLLRRRRNNGSHHVSQPDPLIFRSGSLRPAEALSPLKEGPDPDGTDAGDSRMEGRWAQWMKGQLARAPSVSTSTCKRSDLRLLLGVLGAPLAPVHVSALDPFPLLSIKDTPIETSSAQYILQQYTAASGGQKLQNSIHNAYAMGRVRMIASEFETANKVTKNRNSSKAAESGGFVLWQMNPDMWYVELALGGSKVHAGCNGKLVWRHTPWLGAHAAKGPVRPLRRALQGLDPRTTASMFTNARCIGEKKINGEDCFILKLCADPATLKARSEGPAEIIRHVLFGYFSQKTGLLVHMEDSHLTRIQNNGGDAVYWETTINSFLEDYRPVEGIMIAHSGRSLVTLFRFGDTAMSHTRTRMEEAWAIEEVAFNVPGLSMDCFIPPAEIRLASISEACEFSQGPRVKTM